One Eubalaena glacialis isolate mEubGla1 chromosome 11, mEubGla1.1.hap2.+ XY, whole genome shotgun sequence DNA segment encodes these proteins:
- the KCNA5 gene encoding potassium voltage-gated channel subfamily A member 5, whose translation MEIALVPPENGGAMTIRGGEEVRATGGALRCPPTAALSDGLKEPAPRDRGGAERGADPGGRPVPPVPQKLPRARRLPPEDEEGEGDPALGVVEDQVLGSGSLHHQRILINISGLRFETQLGTLAQFPDTLLGDPAKRLRYFDPLRNEYFFDRNRPSFDGILYYYQSGGRLRRPVNVSLDVFTDEIRFYQLGDEAMERFREDEGFIKEEEKPLPRNEFQRQVWLIFEYPESSGSARGIAIVSVLVILISIITFCLETLPEFRDERELLRHPPVPHQPPEPHREANGSGEAAPPSGPTAAPLLPRTLADPFFIVETTCVIWFTFELLVRFFACPSKAGFSRNIMNIIDVVAIFPYFITLGTELLEQQPGGGGGQNGQQAMSLAILRVIRLVRVFRIFKLSRHSKGLQILGKTLQASMRELGLLIFFLFIGVILFSSAVYFAEADNQETHFSSIPDAFWWAVVTMTTVGYGDMRPVTVGGKIVGSLCAIAGVLTIALPVPVIVSNFNYFYHRETDHEEQAALKEEQGSQSQGAGPASAGQRKASWSKASPCKAAGSLENADGSRRGSCPLEKCNLKAKSNVDLRRSLYALCLDTSRETDL comes from the coding sequence atGGAGATCGCTCTGGTGCCCCCGGAGAACGGCGGTGCCATGACCatcaggggaggagaggaggtccGGGCCACAGGGGGAGCGCTCCGCTGCCCCCCGACGGCTGCGCTCAGCGATGGACTCAAGGAGCCAGCGCCAAGGGATCGCGGCGGCGCCGAGAGGGGCGCGGACCCGGGAGGCCGGCCGGTGCCACCGGTGCCCCAGAAGCTGCCCCGGGCTAGACGGCTGCCTCCGGAGGACGAGGAGGGAGAAGGCGACCCCGCTCTGGGCGTGGTGGAGGACCAGGTGCTGGGCTCGGGGTCCCTCCATCACCAGCGCATCCTCATCAACATCTCCGGGCTGCGCTTTGAGACGCAGCTGGGCACTCTGGCGCAGTTCCCCGACACGCTCCTGGGAGACCCCGCCAAGCGCCTGCGCTACTTTGACCCCCTGAGGAACGAGTACTTCTTCGACCGCAACCGGCCCAGCTTCGACGGCATCCTCTACTACTACCAGTCGGGGGGCCGGCTGCGGAGGCCGGTCAACGTCTCCCTGGACGTGTTCACAGATGAGATCCGCTTCTACCAGTTGGGGGACGAGGCCATGGAGCGCTTCCGAGAGGACGAGGGCTTCatcaaggaggaggagaagccccTGCCCCGCAACGAGTTCCAGCGCCAAGTGTGGCTGATTTTCGAGTACCCCGAGAGCTCGGGTTCCGCGCGGGGCATCGCCATCGTCTCGGTCCTGGTCATCCTCATCTCCATCATCACCTTCTGCTTGGAGACCCTGCCTGAGTTCAGGGATGAACGGGAGCTTCTGCGCCATCCCCCGGTGCCCCACCAGCCCCCTGAGCCCCACAGGGAGGCCAATGGCAGCGGGGAAGCGGCGCCTCCCTCTGGCCCGACAGCGGCGCCTCTCCTGCCCAGGACCCTGGCTGACCCCTTCTTCATCGTGGAGACCACGTGCGTCATCTGGTTCACCTTCGAGCTGCTGGTGCGCTTCTTCGCCTGCCCCAGCAAGGCCGGGTTCTCGCGCAACATCATGAACATCATTGACGTGGTGGCCATCTTCCCCTACTTCATCACCCTGGGCACCGAGCTGTTGGAGCAGCAGCCGGGGGGAGGCGGCGGCCAGAACGGGCAGCAGGCCATGTCCCTGGCCATCCTCAGAGTGATCCGCCTGGTCCGGGTGTTCCGCATCTTCAAGCTGTCCCGCCACTCCAAGGGGCTGCAGATCCTGGGCAAGACCCTGCAGGCCTCCATGCGGGAGCTGGGTCTGctcatcttcttcctcttcatcgGGGTCATCCTCTTCTCCAGCGCCGTCTACTTCGCAGAGGCCGACAACCAGGAGACCCACTTCTCCAGCATCCCGGATGCCTTCTGGTGGGCAGTGGTCACCATGACCACGGTGGGCTACGGGGACATGAGGCCTGTCACCGTGGGGGGCAAGATCGTGGGCTCGCTGTGTGCCATCGCCGGGGTCCTCACCATCGCCCTGCCCGTGCCCGTCATCGTCTCCAACTTCAACTACTTCTACCACCGGGAGACGGACCACGAGGAGCAGGCAGCCCTTAAGGAAGAGCAGGGCAGCCAGAGCCAGGGGGCAGGACCGGCCAGCGCAGGCCAGCGGAAGGCCAGCTGGAGCAAGGCGTCCCCCTGCAAGGCTGCGGGGTCCCTGGAGAATGCGGATGGATCTCGAAGGGGCAGCTGCCCCCTGGAGAAGTGTAACCTCAAGGCCAAGAGCAATGTGGATTTGCGGAGATCCCTGTATGCCCTCTGCCTGGACACCAGCCGGGAAACGGATCTCTAA